From Camelus dromedarius isolate mCamDro1 chromosome 12, mCamDro1.pat, whole genome shotgun sequence, the proteins below share one genomic window:
- the TMEM9B gene encoding transmembrane protein 9B isoform X1, giving the protein MATLWAGLLRLGSMLSLSCLALSVLLLVQLSDAAKNFDDVRCKCICPPYKDTPGSIYNKNISQKDCDCLHVVDPMPVRGPDIEAYCLRCECKYEERSSVTIKVTIIIYLSILGLLLLYMVYLTLVEPILKRRLFGHSQLIQSDDDVGDHQPFANAHDVLARSRSRANVLNKVEYAQQRWKLQVQEQRKSVFDRHVVLS; this is encoded by the exons ATGGCGACCCTGTGGGCAGGCCTCCTTCGTCTTGGCTCCATGCTCAGCCTGTCTTGCCTGGCGCTCTCCGTGCTGCTGCTGGTGCAGCTGTCAGACGCGGCCAAG AATTTCGATGATGTCCGATGTAAATGTATCTGTCCTCCCTATAAAGATACTCCTGGGAGTATTTATAATAAGAACATATCCCAGAAAGATTG cGATTGCCTTCATGTTGTAGACCCCATGCCTGTGCGGGGGCCTGACATAGAAGCATACTGTCTACGCTGTGAGTGCAAATATGAGGAAAGAAGCTCTGTTACGATCaag GTTACCATTATAATTTATCTCTCCATTTTGGGCCTCTTACTTCTGTACATGGTGTATCTTACGCTGGTTGAGCCCATATTGAAGAGACGCCTGTTTGGACACTCACAACTGATACAGAGCGATGATGATGTTGGG GATCACCAGCCTTTTGCAAATGCCCACGATGTGCTGGCCCGCTCCCGCAGTCGAGCCAACGTGCTGAATAAGGTAGAGTATGCCCAGCAGCGCTGGAAGCTTCAAGTTCAAGAGCAGCGAAAGTCCGTCTTTGACCGTCATGTTGTCCTCAGCTAA
- the TMEM9B gene encoding transmembrane protein 9B isoform X2 gives MPVRGPDIEAYCLRCECKYEERSSVTIKVTIIIYLSILGLLLLYMVYLTLVEPILKRRLFGHSQLIQSDDDVGDHQPFANAHDVLARSRSRANVLNKVEYAQQRWKLQVQEQRKSVFDRHVVLS, from the exons ATGCCTGTGCGGGGGCCTGACATAGAAGCATACTGTCTACGCTGTGAGTGCAAATATGAGGAAAGAAGCTCTGTTACGATCaag GTTACCATTATAATTTATCTCTCCATTTTGGGCCTCTTACTTCTGTACATGGTGTATCTTACGCTGGTTGAGCCCATATTGAAGAGACGCCTGTTTGGACACTCACAACTGATACAGAGCGATGATGATGTTGGG GATCACCAGCCTTTTGCAAATGCCCACGATGTGCTGGCCCGCTCCCGCAGTCGAGCCAACGTGCTGAATAAGGTAGAGTATGCCCAGCAGCGCTGGAAGCTTCAAGTTCAAGAGCAGCGAAAGTCCGTCTTTGACCGTCATGTTGTCCTCAGCTAA
- the ASCL3 gene encoding achaete-scute homolog 3 gives MMDNRSYSNLPDRLPVFTDSAHLPLARSFYLDPMVTFHLYPEGPVASPFSEDLPLLPFSSDSLIMENYGEPCAFSFPVPYPNYRRCDYSYGPAFIRKRNERERQRVKCVNEGYAQLRHHLPEEYLEKRLSKVETLRAAIKYIHYLQSLLCPDEAEMKNNPRKVSSMMATTSRHTDPIFRII, from the coding sequence atgatGGACAATAGAAGCTACTCCAATCTGCCAGACAGACTGCCTGTCTTCACTGAttctgcccacctgcccctggCCAGGTCCTTCTATCTGGACCCCATGGTCACGTTCCACCTGTACCCTGAGGGCCCAGTGGCGTCCCCTTTCTCTGAAGACCTGCCATTGCTGCCTTTTTCCAGTGACTCCCTGATCATGGAAAATTACGGTGAACCCTGTGCCTTCTCCTTCCCAGTGCCTTATCCAAATTACAGAAGGTGCGATTATTCCTACGGGCCGGCCTTTATCCGGAAAAGGAATGAGCGGGAAAGGCAGCGGGTGAAATGTGTCAATGAAGGCTACGCCCAGCTCCGACATCACCTGCCAGAGGAGTACTTGGAGAAGCGACTCAGCAAAGTGGAAACCCTCAGAGCCGCGATCAAGTACATCCATTACCTGCAGTCCCTCCTCTGCCCTGATGAGGCTGAGATGAAGAATAACCCCAGGAAAGTTTCCTCCATGATGGCAACCACCAGCCGCCACACTGATCCCATTTTTAGAATCATTTGA